A stretch of DNA from Arachis hypogaea cultivar Tifrunner chromosome 19, arahy.Tifrunner.gnm2.J5K5, whole genome shotgun sequence:
GCTATATGTTAACTGATAGAGTAAATGTTCAAATTGGTTTAAGACATGTAGGATATCAAATCAGTTGCTTCCAAGATTTTTACCATTGAGTTGGTTCTTTGTAGCACAAAATAATCATCAATTTAAGGACCAAGTGGTATTTAAACATAGAGACCAAATTGATGTACAAAATGTTTAGAGTGTAAAGGAACAACTCGATGGTGCTAAAATCTTTGGAGAACTAAATTGAGCTTTtactttcaaatttcaatatctaAATAGTTGTTGAGaatgttaaattaaaattatggtCTAATATGCATAATGATACCAAAATGAACCCTTCTATGATTGTGCTGCAAAATGATATTGCTTTATTTTGACTTTTCTATTTTAGTTAGATATTCAAGTTTCATATACATGTTAGATGAGGCAATGGCTAGTCGATTTGGGGAGATGTACCTATTCCTTTTCAAATAATATGTTTGGCCTGATATTTTGTGGCCATATCCTCATATATTAGTATTTTGATGACTTACTAGGAACATCTAAGATTCAATTCCTCATTAATTGTATTTTGAACATAACTTCTAGTACGTGAACTGAGAGAGAGGGGGAGACTGAGAAAGATAGAGTATGGATGGATGCTTTGCAGTAGGCTTTTGATTAAGTTCGAATAACATAAGGTACATGAAATAACACATGTCAGTAACATAGAAGTTGATAATGTGTTGAATGTAAATCAGGGACTTTGTGTTACCAACTTACCACATTTTGCCAATTTAGCAACCATGGATCCATCTTAAAAAGTGGTGGAATTATTTATCTAGGATTCAAGTTACACCTTTGGGCTGTTGACATGAAAAGGTTTTTCAGGTTTAATTTGTGAATATCACAGACTCGAAAGAAAATTATGTTGAACAACTATAAAACAAGTCACTCTCAAATCCCAATGACAGTGATTGTTGTTCAAAGAAAAAGTAGATGAGGGGCATCAAACAGGTAACAATTGtacttgaaatagaaatcaggtGAGTTAGTGGTTGTACAAGGAATGAAAGAAATATCAGATTAGAGTGTGTGGATAAACTTCTAAAGACGTGATTATGggataatatgaaaaaaatggattttttttagTAGAAATTTTTTATCAAAAGGAGATGCTAAATTGTTTTTGGGTATGGATGACAATATtttgatcaaaagtgattgtttgtttttttgttgGGGATGGGGGGTTCTTAAAATTAGAATAGAAGTTGCATTAGAAACCAAAGGGGATGAAGGGAGCAAGGATATCTGAAATATAGATTGCATTTTTGTTTTCGACTGAGGCCACCAAGGTTGGGTTAATTTTGGTTTCAGAACTCAGAAGTTGGAATCTTTATCTATTTTCTTGTGGAAAGAAGGAGAAACATTGGATTGTGACTTGATAGTTTCATAAAATATATTCTACAACCTTTTCTGTATCAGTGTATATATATGTTCCCCTTTGTTAATGAATTCTTCTTTCAAATTGAAATATTTGAGCAGTGTGGTGGAGTGATTATAAGTGTATATATATGTTTGTTTTTTTGTTGGGGATGGGGGGTTCTTAAAATTAGAATAGAAGTTGCATTAGAAACCAAAAAGGATGAAGGGAGCAAGGATACTGAAATATAGATTGCATTTTTGTTTTCGACTAAGGCCACCAAGGTTGGGTTAATTTTGGTTTCAGAACTCAGAAGTTGGAATCTTTATCTATTTTCTTGTGGAAAGAAGGAGAAACATTGGATTGTGACTTGATAGtttcataaaatatattttacaaccTTTTCTGTATCAGTGTATATATATGTTCCCCTTTGTTAATGAATTCTtctttaaaattgaaatatttgaGCAGTGTGGTGGAGTGATTATAAGTGTATATATATGTTTGTTTTTTTGTTGGGGATGGGGGGTTCTTAAAATTAGAATAGAAGTTGCATTAGAAACCAAAGGGGATGAAGGGAGCAAGGATACTGAAATATAGATTGCATTTTTGTTTTCGACTAAGGCCACCAAGGTTGGGTTAATTTTGGTTTCAGAACTCAGAAGTTGGAATCTTTATCTATTTTCTTGTCGAAAGAAGAAACATTGGATTGTGACTTGATAGTTTCATAACATGTATTTTACAACCTTTTCTGTATCAGTGTATATATATGTTCCCCTTTGTTAATGAATTCTTCTTTCAAATTGAAATATTTGAGCAGTGTGGTGGAGTGATTATAAGTGTATATATATGTTTGTTTTTTTGTTGGGGATGGGGGGTTCTTAAAATTAGAATAGAAGTTGCATTAGAAACCAAAAAGGATGAAGGGAGCAAGGATACTGAAATATAGATTGCATTTTTGTTTTTGACTAAGGCCACCAAGGTTGGGTTAATTTTGGTTTCAGAACTCAGAAGTTGGAATCTTTATCTATTTTCTTGTGGAAAGAAGGAGAAACATTGGATTGTGACTTGATAGtttcataaaatatattttacaaccTTTTCTGTATCAGTGTATATATATGTTCCCCTTTGTTAATGAATTCTTCTTTCAAATTGAAATATTTGAGCAGTGTGGTGGAGTGATTATAAGTGTATATATATGTTTGTTTTTTTGTTGGGGATGGGGGGTTCTTAAAATTAGAATAGAAGTTGCATTAGAAACCAAAGGGGATGAAGGGAGCAAGGATACTGAAATATAGATTGCATTTTTGTTTTCGACTAAGGCCACCAAGGTTGGGTTAATTTTGGTTTCAGAACTCAGAAGTTGGAATCTTTATCTATTTTCTTGTCGAAAGAAGAAACATTGGATTGTGACTTGATAGTTTCATAACATGTATTTTACAACCTTTTCTGTATCAGTGTATATATATGTTCCCCTTTGTTAATGAATTCTTCTTTCAAATTGAAATATTTGAGCAGTGTGGTGGAGTGATTATAAGtgtttattatgttttattttttttaaaaagcatGTTCTTTTCTTGCATTGCCATCTAATGTAGTTCCCTCCAAGAAATCGCCGATTGGAGGCTTGGTAATTGTCATCAATTCATTCTGTGTTGTTTTTCTTATATGAGGATGAAGTATGTATACAAATTCAATATTCATGAAAGGTCTCTTATAAGCTGTGAACAATCTAGTAAGTTGTGCAATAATCAGTATCATTATAGTTTTTCATCCCTACACTATGTTGTTCAATATCATCACTATGTTTAATTTGACATGGTTCTCACTTCCATTTTCAGTTTTACACCTTGGTGAAGATACTATTTTCACCACTTTAAAAGTCACGTCTTGCAAGATTCAGTGATTGTTGTCAATGTAGTTTTTTATGGTTCTCTCTTTCTGTCTCTAAACAGCTGGAAAGATTTCACGGCGAGTATCTATTGTACATTACCCAGATCCTAAAGAACTTGAAGAACGCAAGATTACTGCAAAACCTGCGCATCAAAATTCTTCAGGAGTCACAAAGACAACTTCGTCCCGATATTTCTCAACACAGATTTCTGGTCGTGCAGGTTCTTCAAAAGGTAGCAGGAAAAGCTCCTTTTTTCAAGTTAGTGAACCATCAAATGCTGCAGAACGCACCAGTGGAAAAAAAGTGTCCGAGCTCTCCCATGGTAATAGCACTGGCATTTCCGGCATGTCCTCCGATCATTCTGatggaagaaaatcaaagaagaGAAAGCATAAGGAGTAATGTTTTTGTTCTCTTTATTAACCGGAATTGTAGTATGACATTCAAATGTTGCATTTACATGGACCTTTAAAAGGTATGAAAATGAGGTACTTGAGTTGTGTTTGTTAGAGTTGGGCAGTAGGATTTTTGCACTCTCTTTGTTGCCCTTCGTACATTAGAAGCCTATATTAATTTGTTCAAATACAAGAATATTGGAGAATTTGGTGTTTTATATAAAAATGAGTGTGATTTGTAAATAAATATACAATACACCAAAAGTggatttcaaataattttaaaaaaatgaaaaatacaatTCGAAGGGGTTGAAttgcaaatatattttttttaatttaaaaaacaatttACTATTTGAAAATGCCGAATTGACAAAAAGATATTTCGTTTTTACGATGCCATTTTCTTGTGATATGCTAATATGCGAGTCATATCTTAATTAATTTTTGCTATTAATTTTTTGGATGAATTACAATTTAAACCATCACAACGTTTAGGTTAAGTTGTATTAAACTCTACATACATAAACCAAAAAGTAAAGATTAAAATGAAGAAGTGACGCATTAATGAAATTTACATTTCAAGgatgattaaaatttatattttcctatttatatattttggttATTTTCTACCCGATTATACAGAAAGCAGTAACCATGGACCAAAAAGAATGGAAACCAAAAATAATATGCAAAATTTAAAGAATACAAAAAAGCccatttatcttatcttatttgtaAGTGGCAGGTGAAGCAAGATAATCCAGAATTGTGAAATGGCGAAGAAGGGGAAGAAGCAGCTGATGACGTCAGCGCCATGGAGGGGAGACGACAACAACACTGAATCAGAATTCCAAGATGCTAAGCTCAAAGTCACTACCCAGCCCGGTAATGGCACTTCCACCATGCACGTTCCTCGCTCCAAGTccaaccaccaccatcaccacgaCGGCGACGATTCCATCGAGATTGACCCTGAGCTTCGCTACAGTTTCCAGCGCAATTTTCAGGTTTACTTGTTTTCCCCCTCTTTTCCTTTCAATTTCACTAGTCAAATTTTGAACAAatcataatgatgatgattaagtagacaatattattaatttacaaCTTCATTTATCTTTGTTAAGAACCTATTCGTTCAATTGTTCATGTGGCGCCTCCAAGAGAGTTGAGTTTCATGTCCTTGCCTAGTTCTCTAATTGTCGATTACTAACCCTAGTTCATGATATATGTTACTTTATCTTTTTAGCAATGTTAAACATAATATACAAAGTAGCGGTTTCACTATATGTTTCTTAATTAAATACGGGTATTCTGATAAATAATATTCAGTGTGTGCAAATGACTAAGGTTTTCAGATAtcatgaaaatggaaagaaagaagTACTAAAAATGTAAAAGCAAGTAGGGTTTGTAATACTATGGTCTTTCCCTTGGAAGTTTCTCTTTGTATGTTCTTGGAGCATTTATATGATATAAAAATTAAGAATGAGGGCTTAGTGAAGCTCGAAGAGGGTGCAGGAGCCACTGAAGATAACATTATTATGAAACAGATTGTCTTTGTCAACTGTTAGCTATGTTCAATTTTATGAAGTTAGGTATTATGACTGAGATACATAAATCCTGTTGTCTAGAATCTATACATAGAAAAAGGAATACTGCTCGGCAATTTTTAATGTGGGAAAAGTTTGTATGAATCTAATGCATGCAATTTGTTCATTTTATTGTTGTGAAGTGATCAGTTCAGAGCTTCGGATTGCTCGTGATCTTCACTGCTTTGTTAACTTGGTATCATTCTCGGTAGTATGTATACAAAGATGATATTCGATGTTATGCTGCctctttttatgttttcttttctgATATTATAGAATTAAATCACTTATTTAATTGTTTCCTTCTTGCTTGTACATATAATTTTCTCGTCCCGAAGTTTGAAATATAATTCAACTCTTGTAATGCATGCAGTTTCTGCAACGGGTTTTTCGCATCGACACTCTGGTGAAACCTCTTCCTCCTGCCATGGCATACGATGTCTCTCGCAACTTGACCTTCTTCACCCGCATCTTCACACAATTCTTTGGTATGTTAAAGAGTTAACATACATTTATCCATAGTTGAGGATTAAATGGAaataatgcataaaatcaaaactCTACCAATTGTTTTCAGGGTTTCTTATTAAATATAGCTCCATATcagtttttcttcccttttgctcTTCTAGCTTCAGCTTTTATGCATCCTAGTTTCCCTTAACAGCTTAACTTGAACTTTTTTCTTTATGATAGGCCCTTAGGCTTTAGTTGTAAAGATCGCTTTTAGAAGGGGAAAGGGGCTTGCTAAGCATAGTACCGTGTCAATTTGTGCAGGTAAGGTGTATGACTCTGTACTAGAATGAGAAGGGATGTCTGTGATATATAGGAGAGAGGAAGGACATAGGAGAGAACCCTTGTCATTTTGTATTTCCATTTTTTTCCCTTCTGCCTTAAGTGCCTTGAAGTCATCTCATCTCTTCTTCAGTTCTAAACTTTACTTTATAGTTTATATGTATACTCTCAACTATGCTTAGATGGATGGGTTCTCACTCGAAGATAGGCATAATTAGGAATGATTGCATTAGAGAGAGAGTTGGGGTAACGCCAATCATAGATATAGAGAACATGATAGAATCTTGTATTATACTATACTACATAGAGGGTAAGTAGCTAGCGGAAAAGGAAGACCTATAAATTTTTGGAGgaaattattaaaagtaattaagtaTAAATAGTTTAAACGCATATATGATTTATGACATAGCACTGATGTATTGTTTGATCCATGTAGTTGACTTTATCTAATGGGATAACTCTTGATTATTGTAAACATGTTATGTTGCATCTTAATTATATATCATTGAAATTGATTAGGTGAGATTTTTGTGTCATATTTAGCATTTGACAATAGTAGTGTTTTAATAGCCAAAAATCAAAGAGCACTGATATTATAGAGTAGCTGAATAGGGGTTGCCATAAAACCTACAAATGACATGATACAATCTATTCGAAACTCTCTAATGATTACAAGTATGCCAATATTATAGACAGCAATGGATAATGTCATGATATGTGTAGAGTTCATGGTGAACTGAGGTCTATAGTATCATTGTCAAAATCAAAATTACTGGTGACAATCCTGCTCTGTTATCTGGATTAGTATACTTTGGTTATCTTGCACATTAAGTATTTGTTAACTGGGTAGAAGAAATACCATAAAACCTGAGATTTTGATCCCTTTTGTTAATATGGTTGTCACTTAATAAACTTGCAGATCCTGAAGGTATTGCAAATGCCCAGAAATCATTGGGCATAGGACGGGAAGAGAAAGCTCGCAATGTTCGCTGAAGAACTCTTATCAATGTTATGTTTGTTAATGTACCATTTTCAAATCAAAGTTGTTCATTTACAATGGCCCAGAATATCATGTACATTTTTATGACCAAGTATTTGCTGGTTCGATCAAGTAAAATCCACATAGTTATTTAAGCTTGTTTATCATGAAACATAGTTGATGAAATGTTATAAATGTAGCTTAATTGcattttgtttcattttctttttcatagcCTGCCAACAGGAGCTCCAGCCTCCAATAAAAAACTTAGCAGCTGTAATCAAATTTAAGTTTGTGGTCTATAAGTAGTTCTTTCACTATTTAAGTGAAATGAACTTGTGGAAACTAAATTATGcaatgttaaatggaaagaatTAGGCTGACCAAAATGTGACAGAAGAAACGGTACCATTTTATGTAGGCTATTATAACCACCCTTCAGCCATTGGATTTTGCCCTACATAGTGCAAAAATATTCCCAAATGAAACCTACTTTTTCCTAAAATTTGTAGCAAGAAACTAAAATAAGATATGGATTTTCCAAAAGCAAACAAATtacaaatagattttaaattttgaaaaagaattttacattcaagataatattttaaattctaaatttcatACCATCGAAGTACAAACTACAAACCTTTGCATATTCAAGCAATTATTTTCACATTTATGtattgttaaaaataataaataattttatttaagttaaataaaaattgtgtttttgattcgtatttttatttcaattttatttttaatatttttaatcttagaattttgaataaaaaaataaaatataataaaaataaaaataaaagtaggaaaatatttttttattcataaaattgtATAAATAAACGATatctgaaataaaattaaaaaatattttctcaaacCAAAAAATCCCTTAATTTCGCAACGGtaactttatatattaaaattttttattttttaagttcgCAAGATGAATCTTTTaggaatttttaaataaataaataaaataattttcagatttacgcatatttattttatttacttaaaaaataactttttcaagagcaaatttttttctttttcaaaaaaaagaaaagaaagaatgctCTTTTTCATGACTAAATCATGGGGCAGTTTGCAAATGTTTAAAATATTGGGGTGAGTTGGTATATCATAAAAGTTGAAGGGCACGAGTGTCAATTTAATTccaatgatccttccttgtattGCTCGAGTCCGAGAGAAGAAGTgagaaggaaagaaaattgaTCCCAATAAAAATGGCGGGGGTTAGGCAGAGAGCAGTGACGACTCTCCCGAACATCATTCGAAGTCTCCGAAAGGAGCCATTGAAGCCTCAAAACCATTCTCTGCCTTCTCTTCGACGCGCTTTTTCTCTCTACGATCAAATCAACCTCATTGACCAAGTTCCCGATGACACCCTCCGATTCCAAGGGTAGGGTTTCAGTTACAGTTACAGTTATACTCATCATTCCAATTAAATTGGATTTATACAATTgcaaatttgaataattattccTTTTTTGGGCTCGATTTTGTAGGTATACTGATACAGGGTTTACTGTGAATGGTGTTGAATATGAAGGGAGCTTGCTTTGTGTTGGAAATTTGCTCTTATCTTGGAAAGCAAACAAGTTCTCAGATATCAATGCTAATAGGTTTTGTTTCTATTCTATATGTTAATGTTCCCTTTGCTTCtgctttggtttttttttttttcataaccattctcTTGCATTGCCCTCCTTTTAGGCTATGTAATTCTCAAAGGTTTATGATAGAATGAACTGGTAACTTGTGTAATGAGGTTATTGAGGTAGTGTCTATTTTGGTTTTTGAGATTGAATGGATGAGTCTATGGTCGTTAACTTTTCAAAATGACTAAGTAAGTTCCACAGTTTAGAAATGTGACTCCTGCTAGTACCTGGAAATACTTCTGTCTCGCAATTGTTAGTGTAGTGCTTATGTGAACTGTGACGGCCAGATAACGTAGACAGTTAGGTCAATGTGATGACCGAGATTGGTTCATGTAACTTAAATTGGTGTCCACTTCAGTATTACACTAACAGATATGAGACAAAAGTTTGGCTAGGACTAATAAGAGTCATGGAAGACTTAGTTGATCATTTTAAAAAGTCAGGATCAAATTGACTTATCCAACCTAATGAGGATTACCTCATTGTGTAACAGTTTGTCTCTATGAAAACTTACTCTTGAGTCTTCAAGACACCATTtcagtttatattttattaaataaataaatattttaaaattaaaaaaccctCTTACTATGCACACTcagaagaagataaagaaaagTTAAGTAATTTAAGCCCATAATCAATGTATCTGAGAACTGAGCCAACTTGCACTTTCTTACTTAGGGAAAACAATGCTTGTGTACTAGAAACTTAGCTACTAAAGGCCTTTGAACTCGCCAGCTGTGATACCCCCTCTTAGGAAAATAATGCAAGCTTCACAAAAGAACAACATTCCAAATTGAGTGAAAATTTGTACAATAGTTCTGTAGAGAAAGAAACCAGCAACATCAGCAATCAGCTTAAGAATAACCAATATGGTGACATAGATTAATGAATAAGCAGCTTTCAGATTCGTAAATAACCATGCCAATACCAAGTGAAAAATTAGTAGGCGTGTAGAACTTGTGGAATTGTTGTGTTTTCTGATAACATTGCAGTAAAATGATGGTAGCATGATGCATGGATTGCTTGCATTATGTCTGCATCGCATATCTGTGTTTTCTCCTATTGGATCTTTTCTGGAGGATATAACTGCGCTGATGTCTTGCTTTTCAGTCTAATAAAATTTCTTTCTTTTCCACATATGGCATGGTACCAATGCTAAGTACAAATATGGGTAGGGAGTGCAAAATTTTGCATTGGGTATAGATACATAAAGATACTTTACATAAAAATGTACATTCAtaaagaataaagtaattaaatcataaaataaatgtAACTTTTGCAATGTTCATGCAATGCAATTTGAAAGGATAAAGTAATAGTTTGATTCTTTTAAAAGcaattcaaataatttatttgtaaattttttgtttataaagaCTAATTTTACTTTGGTAGCATATTCTAGTTGAATTATTTAACCAAGAAGTACCCATGAGTATCAAACTAGTGAAACTGATGATGTCCTCTGATAAATGGcagcaaaataaaaaagaagctaTGAATTACAATGTTATAGTTCCATATCAGCTTGTATTAATGAAATATACTCGATGTcttatttgttattttcttttttgttgcaGCTTATCGCTCTTCCAAATTATTCGGCCTATTCCAGGTTAGATATTTTCGTTTTGTTATCCATTTTGTTGCTTGTCACCCTGCTTTTCCATTTCCTTACCATATCACCTTTAAGTTCACAATGCCAATTGGAAAGTGCGAGTGCATCTATAGGGACCACCCGTTTTCAAATGTCATCCAATTTCCAAGTGAATTAAAGTAAACCATGGATTCAGTACATTATCATTATCATAACTGTATAAAGTAAAGAGGTTCCCAAGAAGGTATAGGGAGAAATGCATACTAATCAAATTATTTGTCACTCCATTTTAGCATAAATTTATGATTTAACTACCTCTGTCCTACTCTTctatttattatttgtattttttttcacttttattgtgCCATTTAGCTAACCACTTTGACTTAATTACAACATACTGCCTTTTTTTCGATCCCATACATGAGCTGTGGTCACCTATCAAATTGCTTTAGATTTACATAAACTGATGCTTAGACGCAATATATGCAGAGATTTTGATTATTGGCTGTGGAAGATACATTCAACCAGTGCATCCTGAACTTCGTCAGTTTGTTCGCTCTACTGGCATGAAGTTGGAAGCTGTTGACTCGGTATGTATGAGTAAATTTGAATGTTTACTTCGATACATAGGTTGTAAACTTGATTGTATACCTCATTTATTTGTCATCTGCTAGAGGAATGCTGCTTCAACCTACAATATACTGAATGAGGAAGGTCGTATTGTGGCTGCAGCGCTTCTTCCATATGGAGTTTCTTCATGAACTTTCGACTTGTTGCTTGAATTTTCCACATTATCACCATTTAAAGATCGTAGCCTAGGTGGTTCTTCAGAAAtgcttcaatttttaataatttccCATGTAGAAAGTTTTGACATAGCACTTGTGAATTAAGAGCGAGTcctttgtaataataattaaaatgtatAGGCTTTTGCACTTATAAACAAACAACTTTGATCTACAGGTAGTTGCTGTTTGATCTTGAATGTCATATCAGTTTGTCTGGGTTGAAAGGGAAACTACGGGAACGGATTCGATACGCCGGCCTCTTTTGGGCACCGAAACGCCAAAAACTTGTTTGGCTTATTGGTGCGCCTAGACATCtataaatgaaaattttattttttattggggTTTATTTGGTAATCATATTAAAAAAGAAGGGtcatattataattataaatttacacctttagttttagttttacaaTTTACTCATTAGATGATAGAGTCCTGATAGCTGAACGTTATGCTTCTCATctccatttttgcttcttccaATCTGAAAATAAGATTTAGGAT
This window harbors:
- the LOC112775036 gene encoding uncharacterized protein; protein product: MAKKGKKQLMTSAPWRGDDNNTESEFQDAKLKVTTQPGNGTSTMHVPRSKSNHHHHHDGDDSIEIDPELRYSFQRNFQFLQRVFRIDTLVKPLPPAMAYDVSRNLTFFTRIFTQFFDPEGIANAQKSLGIGREEKARNVR
- the LOC112775035 gene encoding mediator-associated protein 2; this encodes MVDSQNVEGYRPAPDFEEDRRSALLDLEMNDSTELWLIKLPFSSSSHQSRMEHMLSEIDGEELSFNLHSDGKLASFEDSSEKLYDFVSYPSQEPDEMVFVPSPTEPKIAGKISRRVSIVHYPDPKELEERKITAKPAHQNSSGVTKTTSSRYFSTQISGRAGSSKGSRKSSFFQVSEPSNAAERTSGKKVSELSHGNSTGISGMSSDHSDGRKSKKRKHKE
- the LOC112777609 gene encoding uncharacterized protein isoform X1, which codes for MAGVRQRAVTTLPNIIRSLRKEPLKPQNHSLPSLRRAFSLYDQINLIDQVPDDTLRFQGYTDTGFTVNGVEYEGSLLCVGNLLLSWKANKFSDINANSLSLFQIIRPIPEILIIGCGRYIQPVHPELRQFVRSTGMKLEAVDSRNAASTYNILNEEGRIVAAALLPYGVSS
- the LOC112777609 gene encoding uncharacterized protein isoform X2, which gives rise to MAGVRQRAVTTLPNIIRSLRKEPLKPQNHSLPSLRRAFSLYDQINLIDQVPDDTLRFQGYTDTGFTVNGVEYEGSLLCVGNLLLSWKANKFSDINANRFCFYSIYAIYAEILIIGCGRYIQPVHPELRQFVRSTGMKLEAVDSRNAASTYNILNEEGRIVAAALLPYGVSS